In Deltaproteobacteria bacterium, a single genomic region encodes these proteins:
- a CDS encoding NAD-dependent epimerase/dehydratase family protein, with amino-acid sequence MNDHSSAPPVRVGLVGVGYIADYHFNAVRSVPGGSVVAVCDVAKGRAERFASAHGIAGAYSSVEEMMRAEQLDAVHVLTPPHLHEEPTRIVLEHGADALVEKPLCHDSGATGRLRELAAHRGRALGCSHNFLFLPAYDRLVADLRSGRLGAIDQIDIVWNKPLGLLKGGPFGAWMLQQPTNILFEVAPHSFAHLAHLVGMPDELAVHPFDRVELPRGLSFWRRWEILAWKGAAQARLRLSFVDGYPEHYIHIRGTQAVARCDFENNTYVCLDHTPHLLDVDRFLTVASTSRDAVVQAGGTLAGFVLTKMGMSKNGGPFQHSITRIAQTFHEGRGSVLDERVDAAIGEAAVIIGERVAAKADLPANTAPTRAAAKAGATTGPTAKVLVIGGTGFIGRALVRRLREAGHGVRVLVRDPAGCPPELQQPGIDVRRGDFTDLSSVAAAMDGIEVVYHLARGNGNTWPEFLKYDVEPTAALAKLCAEHEVKRFLYTSSIALYYAGKGAGTITEDTAPAKVGDPYARSKVENEANLLALHRERGLPLVLLRPGIVLGRGGPPLHWGIAAWPYPSVARLYGDGNNKLPIVLVDDCADAMVKAMTAPGIEGRSYNLVGPPVLTANDYLDALEQRAGIRLRRIPTTSRTYFTEALAKWALKKVGRDPHARRPTLADAEGRTFAATLDGGRAERELGWAPTRDRDAIIRDGVIVPTEEWFELGHDAGA; translated from the coding sequence ATGAACGATCACAGCAGTGCTCCGCCCGTCCGCGTCGGCCTCGTCGGTGTGGGCTACATCGCCGACTACCACTTCAACGCCGTGCGCTCGGTGCCCGGGGGCAGCGTGGTGGCGGTGTGCGACGTCGCCAAGGGCCGCGCCGAGCGCTTCGCGAGTGCCCATGGCATCGCCGGCGCATACAGCAGCGTCGAGGAGATGATGCGCGCCGAGCAGCTCGACGCCGTGCACGTGCTGACCCCGCCGCACCTGCACGAGGAGCCCACCCGCATCGTGCTCGAGCACGGCGCCGACGCACTGGTCGAGAAGCCGCTGTGTCACGACTCGGGTGCGACCGGACGCCTCCGCGAGCTCGCGGCGCACCGCGGACGGGCGCTCGGCTGCAGCCACAACTTCCTGTTCCTGCCGGCCTATGATCGGCTGGTCGCCGACCTACGCAGCGGTCGGCTGGGCGCGATCGATCAGATCGACATCGTGTGGAACAAGCCGCTCGGGCTGCTCAAGGGCGGGCCGTTCGGCGCGTGGATGCTGCAGCAGCCGACCAACATCCTCTTCGAGGTTGCGCCGCATTCGTTCGCCCACCTCGCGCACCTGGTCGGCATGCCCGACGAGCTCGCGGTGCATCCCTTCGACCGGGTGGAGCTGCCGCGCGGGCTGTCGTTCTGGCGGCGCTGGGAGATCCTCGCGTGGAAGGGCGCCGCCCAGGCGCGCCTGCGGCTGTCATTCGTCGACGGCTACCCGGAGCACTACATCCACATCCGCGGCACCCAGGCGGTCGCCCGCTGCGACTTCGAGAACAACACCTACGTCTGCCTCGACCACACGCCGCACCTGCTCGACGTCGATCGCTTCCTGACGGTCGCGAGCACCTCGCGCGACGCGGTGGTGCAGGCCGGCGGGACCCTGGCCGGCTTCGTGCTGACCAAGATGGGCATGTCGAAGAACGGCGGGCCGTTCCAGCACAGCATCACCCGCATCGCGCAGACCTTCCACGAGGGGCGCGGCAGCGTGCTCGACGAGCGCGTCGACGCGGCGATCGGCGAGGCCGCGGTGATCATCGGCGAGCGCGTGGCGGCCAAGGCCGACCTGCCGGCCAACACCGCCCCGACCCGCGCCGCGGCGAAGGCGGGCGCGACCACCGGGCCGACCGCGAAGGTGCTCGTGATCGGCGGCACCGGCTTCATCGGCCGCGCGCTGGTGCGGCGCCTGCGGGAGGCCGGTCACGGCGTGCGCGTGCTGGTGCGCGATCCAGCCGGCTGTCCACCGGAGCTGCAGCAGCCCGGCATCGACGTGCGCCGCGGCGACTTCACCGACCTCTCGAGCGTGGCCGCGGCCATGGACGGAATCGAGGTCGTCTATCACCTCGCGCGTGGCAACGGCAACACCTGGCCCGAGTTCCTCAAGTACGACGTCGAGCCCACTGCGGCGCTCGCCAAGCTGTGCGCCGAGCACGAGGTGAAGCGCTTCCTCTACACCTCGTCGATCGCGCTGTACTACGCCGGCAAGGGCGCCGGGACCATCACCGAAGACACCGCGCCGGCCAAGGTCGGCGACCCGTACGCGCGCAGCAAGGTCGAGAACGAGGCCAACCTGCTCGCGCTGCACCGCGAGCGCGGGCTACCGTTGGTGCTCTTGCGACCGGGCATCGTGCTCGGGCGTGGTGGGCCGCCGCTGCACTGGGGCATTGCGGCGTGGCCGTACCCTTCGGTCGCGCGGCTGTACGGCGACGGCAACAACAAGCTGCCGATCGTGCTGGTCGACGACTGTGCCGACGCGATGGTGAAGGCCATGACCGCGCCCGGCATCGAGGGCCGCTCGTACAACCTGGTGGGTCCGCCGGTGCTGACCGCCAACGACTACCTCGACGCCCTCGAGCAGCGCGCGGGTATCCGCCTGCGTCGCATCCCGACCACCAGCCGCACCTACTTCACCGAGGCGCTGGCGAAGTGGGCGCTCAAGAAGGTCGGTCGTGATCCGCACGCGCGGCGGCCCACGCTGGCCGACGCCGAGGGGCGCACCTTCGCGGCAACCCTCGACGGCGGTCGTGCCGAACGGGAGCTCGGCTGGGCGCCGACGCGCGATCGTGACGCCATCATCCGCGACGGCGTGATCGTGCCGACCGAGGAGTGGTTCGAGCTCGGGCACGACGCCGGCGCGTAG
- a CDS encoding amidase encodes MLGHDYDDLDACALAALVRRGEVSALELLAAARDRIEGRNRGLNAVVRTMFDEARTAIARGLPDGPLRGVPMLLKDLMADVAGIPTTSGSHLLARHVPDRDAEIVARWRRAGLVFVGKTNTPELGIIGVTEPVLHGASRNPWDRERTPGGSSGGSASAVAARMVPIAGAGDGGGSIRIPAACCGLVGLKPTRGRTPNGPGHTESWSGFTVQHVLTRSLRDSATMLDVASGNEAGALSQLPAPARPFVDELAREPGRLRIGVCAGTMLGGQLDPEHVAAVRRVADVCASLGHDVEEALPELDWAGLARAWLVIVAANVAAEVADAEQRVGRPAGGDIEPLTALIAMIGRSLPASEFVAAHRRCQHAAWTMAQFHQRHDLWLSSTLGHPPARIGAFAQPAVQRALIAVVRGLRSRKLAERALDMMAHDPMLAAYPNTQLANMTGQPAISLPLATTATGLPLGVQLVAPFGDEAALLRIAAQLETVLPWATRRPALASRVAHDPRPG; translated from the coding sequence ATGCTCGGACACGACTACGACGATCTCGATGCGTGCGCGTTGGCGGCCTTGGTGCGCCGTGGCGAGGTCTCGGCGCTCGAGCTGCTCGCGGCCGCACGCGACCGCATCGAGGGCCGCAACCGCGGCCTGAACGCGGTCGTGCGCACCATGTTCGACGAGGCGCGGACCGCCATCGCCCGGGGGTTGCCCGACGGGCCGCTGCGCGGCGTGCCGATGCTGCTGAAAGATCTCATGGCGGACGTCGCGGGGATTCCCACGACATCCGGGTCGCACCTGCTCGCGCGCCACGTGCCGGATCGCGACGCCGAGATCGTCGCGCGCTGGCGCCGCGCGGGGCTCGTGTTCGTGGGCAAGACCAACACCCCCGAGCTCGGCATCATCGGCGTGACCGAGCCGGTGCTCCACGGCGCGAGCCGCAACCCGTGGGATCGCGAGCGCACGCCGGGCGGCTCGAGCGGTGGTTCGGCGTCGGCCGTCGCGGCGCGGATGGTCCCCATCGCGGGCGCCGGCGATGGCGGCGGATCGATCCGCATCCCGGCGGCGTGCTGCGGACTGGTGGGGCTCAAGCCGACCCGCGGGCGCACGCCCAACGGCCCCGGCCACACCGAGAGCTGGTCGGGCTTCACGGTGCAGCACGTGCTCACGCGATCGCTGCGCGACAGCGCGACCATGCTCGACGTCGCGAGCGGCAACGAGGCTGGTGCGTTGTCGCAGCTGCCCGCGCCCGCGCGCCCCTTCGTCGACGAGCTCGCGCGCGAGCCCGGCCGTCTTCGCATCGGCGTGTGCGCCGGCACCATGCTCGGCGGCCAGCTCGACCCCGAGCACGTCGCGGCGGTGCGACGCGTGGCCGACGTGTGCGCGTCGCTCGGCCACGATGTCGAGGAGGCGCTGCCCGAGCTCGATTGGGCCGGGCTCGCGCGGGCGTGGCTCGTCATCGTCGCCGCCAACGTCGCGGCGGAGGTCGCCGACGCCGAGCAGCGCGTGGGCCGGCCGGCCGGCGGCGACATCGAGCCGTTGACCGCCTTGATCGCGATGATCGGCCGCTCGCTGCCGGCGAGCGAGTTCGTCGCCGCCCATCGTCGCTGCCAGCACGCCGCGTGGACGATGGCGCAGTTCCACCAGCGCCACGATCTTTGGCTGAGCTCGACGCTCGGCCATCCCCCGGCGCGCATCGGCGCGTTCGCCCAGCCCGCCGTGCAGCGGGCGCTCATCGCCGTGGTCCGCGGCCTGCGATCGCGAAAGCTGGCGGAGCGGGCCCTCGACATGATGGCGCACGACCCGATGCTCGCCGCCTACCCCAACACGCAGCTGGCGAACATGACCGGGCAGCCGGCGATCTCGCTGCCGCTGGCGACCACCGCCACCGGCTTGCCGCTGGGCGTCCAGCTGGTGGCGCCGTTCGGCGACGAGGCCGCGCTGCTACGCATCGCCGCGCAGCTCGAGACCGTACTGCCCTGGGCCACGCGACGGCCGGCGCTCGCTTCGCGTGTCGCCCACGATCCTCGCCCGGGGTGA
- a CDS encoding aldo/keto reductase, producing MTTLRYRLLGNTGLRVSELCLGTMSFGEQWGFGADEATSHRVLDAFAEAGGNFVDTANKYHGGQTEQFVGSWLAGRRDRMVVATKYTLAMDHSDPNTAGNHRKNLVRSVEHSLRRLGTDYIDLLWVHAWDDYTPYEETMRALDDLVRAGKVLYVGVSDTPAWVVSAANVTAELRGWSSFVGLQIEYSLLERTPERDLLPMAKHFGLCVVAWAPLGAGVLTGKYTRGGERDSLRADANAARGRTSDRALAIARAVDRVADELGVSSAQVATAWVRAQGYGFIPIVGARKVEQIADTLGAAAVSLSAAQLAALDEVSRVSLGFPHDFLASSGVLDLVRSEVRGRIDGRPR from the coding sequence ATGACGACGCTACGCTATCGATTGCTGGGCAACACGGGTCTGCGCGTGTCCGAGCTGTGCCTGGGCACCATGAGCTTCGGTGAGCAGTGGGGCTTCGGGGCCGACGAAGCCACCAGCCACCGTGTGCTCGATGCCTTCGCCGAGGCCGGCGGCAACTTCGTCGACACCGCGAACAAGTACCACGGCGGGCAGACCGAGCAGTTCGTCGGCAGCTGGCTCGCAGGCCGACGCGACCGCATGGTGGTCGCCACCAAGTACACGCTCGCGATGGATCACAGCGATCCGAACACGGCGGGCAATCATCGCAAGAACCTGGTGCGCTCGGTCGAGCACAGCCTGCGCCGGCTCGGCACCGACTACATCGATCTGTTGTGGGTGCACGCGTGGGACGACTACACGCCCTACGAGGAGACCATGCGCGCCCTCGACGACCTGGTGCGCGCGGGCAAGGTGCTCTACGTCGGGGTCAGCGACACGCCGGCGTGGGTCGTGTCGGCTGCCAACGTCACCGCCGAGCTGCGCGGGTGGTCGAGCTTCGTGGGCCTGCAGATCGAGTACAGCCTGCTCGAGCGCACGCCCGAGCGCGATCTGTTGCCGATGGCGAAGCACTTTGGCCTCTGCGTTGTCGCGTGGGCGCCGCTTGGCGCCGGCGTGCTGACCGGCAAGTACACCCGCGGTGGCGAGCGGGACTCGCTGCGTGCCGATGCCAACGCTGCTCGCGGCCGCACCAGCGACCGCGCGCTCGCCATCGCGCGCGCGGTCGACCGCGTGGCCGACGAGCTCGGTGTCAGCTCTGCCCAGGTCGCGACCGCGTGGGTCCGCGCGCAGGGCTACGGCTTCATCCCGATCGTCGGCGCCCGAAAGGTCGAGCAGATCGCCGACACGTTGGGCGCCGCCGCCGTGAGCCTGAGCGCCGCCCAGCTGGCCGCGCTCGATGAGGTCAGCCGGGTGTCGCTCGGCTTCCCGCACGACTTCTTGGCCTCGTCCGGCGTGCTCGACCTCGTGCGCAGCGAGGTGCGGGGGCGCATCGACGGGCGGCCGCGCTGA
- a CDS encoding glycosyltransferase family 2 protein, producing MSQDWTQRVGAVAIGRNEGERLRRCLASLQQETSRVVYVDSGSDDGSPQMARERGAVVVDLDMSIPFTAARARNAGFERLRERWPDVEYVQFVDGDMEVLPGWLATAVGVLDDNPDVVAVIGWRRERHPERSIYNRVCDVEWRMGGVGETENFGGDVMFRASALAEVGGYDTRVIAAEDDELGVRLREHGGVMLRIDHESTLHDADMHRFAQWWTRAKRCGHAYAQVSAMHGAGPHRKFVRELRRVWVFGAMLPGGAVALTLPTLGLSWLGLGLYPVNAARIARDTHRRGFAWPDAVAWGISCALSPIPQALGAAKFLLDRARDKRPEIIEYKGPAKRRP from the coding sequence ATGTCGCAGGACTGGACGCAGCGAGTCGGCGCAGTGGCCATCGGTCGCAACGAGGGCGAGCGCCTGCGTCGGTGCCTCGCGTCGCTGCAGCAGGAGACCTCGCGCGTGGTCTACGTCGACTCGGGCTCCGACGACGGCAGCCCCCAGATGGCGCGCGAGCGCGGCGCGGTGGTCGTGGATCTCGACATGTCGATCCCCTTCACTGCCGCGCGGGCACGCAACGCCGGCTTCGAGCGGCTGCGAGAGCGTTGGCCCGATGTCGAGTACGTGCAGTTCGTCGACGGCGACATGGAGGTGCTGCCGGGATGGTTGGCGACCGCGGTCGGCGTGCTCGATGACAACCCCGACGTCGTCGCGGTGATCGGCTGGCGCCGCGAGCGACATCCCGAGCGCAGCATCTACAACCGCGTGTGCGACGTCGAGTGGCGCATGGGCGGTGTGGGCGAGACCGAGAACTTCGGCGGCGACGTCATGTTCCGCGCGTCGGCGCTGGCCGAGGTCGGTGGCTACGACACCCGAGTGATCGCGGCCGAGGACGACGAACTCGGTGTGCGGCTGCGCGAGCACGGCGGCGTGATGCTGCGGATCGATCACGAGAGCACGCTGCACGACGCCGACATGCATCGCTTCGCGCAGTGGTGGACCCGCGCCAAGCGCTGCGGCCATGCCTATGCCCAGGTCAGCGCCATGCACGGCGCCGGCCCCCATCGCAAGTTCGTCCGCGAGCTGCGGCGGGTGTGGGTGTTCGGCGCGATGCTGCCGGGCGGCGCGGTCGCGCTGACCCTGCCGACCCTCGGGCTGTCATGGCTCGGCCTCGGCCTGTACCCCGTGAACGCTGCTCGCATCGCGAGAGACACCCATCGCCGCGGTTTCGCGTGGCCCGACGCGGTCGCGTGGGGCATCTCGTGCGCGCTGTCACCGATTCCCCAGGCGCTCGGCGCCGCCAAGTTCCTGCTCGATCGGGCCCGCGACAAGCGACCCGAGATCATCGAGTACAAAGGCCCCGCCAAGCGTCGGCCGTGA
- the typA gene encoding translational GTPase TypA, which yields MATRREDVRNVAIVAHVDHGKTTLVDALLELAGAFERSEVGREQAMDSGDLERERGITITSKPTALVYEGTRINMVDTPGHADFGGEVERVLNMVDGVLLLVDAVEGPMPQTRFVTEKAVKRGLPVLLMVNKIDRAAAAPHKAVDLTFDLLVSLGASEEQLDFPVLFGSGRDRFAMKDPDAERGSISQILDMIVARVPPPQVDVDAPPAMWVSTLHHDSYVGFLAIGRVAGGRFAVGQRVALMRPVPAESTDAEAKPSCEEVFRVTKVLGFSGLRRFELPEAVAGDIVAIAGMETLQVGDTLTAESPDQRTVFPALTVDPPTLSIRMRTNDGPFSGLEGQWVTSRKLRERLYREVRSNVALHVYDTDSPDEFEVHGRGELHLSVLIETMRREGYEMCVARPKVILREEHGRTLEPFERVLVQCDTDYAGAVIEHIGKHGELLLMEEDGPGRTRMEFRAPTRALIGYRSEFLTQTRGTGIISSVFDSYGPFSGTIKNRAQGVMIVMERGETSTYSLHRLQDRGPLFTGPQTKVYAGQIVGIHVRDTDIIVNPNIAKKLTNIRTTGHDEKLFLTPPRVLSLEQALAFIADDELVEITPKSLRLRKRLLDHNERKRLEKRAVETVED from the coding sequence ATGGCCACGCGCCGCGAAGACGTTCGTAATGTCGCCATCGTCGCCCATGTCGATCACGGCAAGACGACGCTGGTCGACGCCCTGCTCGAGCTCGCCGGCGCCTTCGAGCGCAGTGAGGTCGGGCGCGAGCAGGCGATGGACTCCGGTGATCTCGAGCGCGAGCGCGGCATCACCATCACCAGCAAGCCGACCGCGCTGGTCTACGAGGGCACGCGCATCAACATGGTCGACACTCCCGGCCACGCCGACTTCGGCGGCGAGGTCGAGCGCGTGCTCAACATGGTCGACGGCGTGCTGCTGCTGGTCGACGCGGTCGAGGGCCCGATGCCGCAGACCCGCTTCGTCACCGAGAAGGCGGTCAAGCGCGGCCTGCCGGTGCTGCTGATGGTCAACAAGATCGACCGCGCCGCCGCGGCGCCGCACAAGGCCGTCGATCTCACCTTCGACCTGCTGGTCTCGCTGGGCGCGTCGGAGGAGCAGCTCGATTTCCCGGTGCTGTTCGGCAGCGGCCGCGATCGCTTCGCCATGAAGGATCCGGACGCCGAGCGCGGCAGCATCTCGCAGATCCTCGACATGATCGTCGCCCGCGTGCCGCCGCCGCAGGTCGACGTCGACGCGCCACCGGCGATGTGGGTGTCGACGCTGCACCACGACTCGTACGTCGGCTTCCTCGCGATCGGCCGCGTTGCCGGCGGTCGCTTCGCGGTCGGACAACGCGTGGCACTGATGCGGCCGGTGCCGGCCGAGTCGACCGACGCCGAGGCCAAGCCGTCCTGCGAAGAGGTCTTCCGTGTGACCAAGGTGCTGGGCTTCTCGGGCCTGCGCCGCTTCGAGCTGCCCGAGGCGGTGGCGGGCGACATCGTCGCCATCGCCGGCATGGAGACCCTGCAGGTCGGCGACACGCTGACCGCCGAGAGCCCCGATCAGCGCACGGTGTTCCCGGCGCTGACGGTCGATCCGCCGACGCTGTCGATCCGCATGCGCACCAACGACGGCCCGTTCTCGGGCCTCGAGGGCCAGTGGGTCACCTCCCGCAAGCTGCGCGAGCGGCTGTACCGCGAGGTTCGCAGCAACGTCGCGCTGCACGTCTACGACACCGACTCGCCCGACGAGTTCGAGGTCCATGGCCGCGGCGAGCTGCACCTCTCGGTGCTGATCGAGACCATGCGCCGCGAGGGCTACGAGATGTGCGTGGCACGGCCCAAGGTCATCTTGCGCGAGGAGCACGGCCGCACGCTCGAGCCGTTCGAGCGCGTGCTCGTGCAGTGCGACACCGACTACGCCGGCGCCGTCATCGAGCACATCGGCAAGCACGGCGAGCTGCTGCTGATGGAAGAGGACGGCCCCGGACGCACGCGCATGGAGTTCCGCGCGCCGACCCGCGCACTCATCGGCTACCGCTCGGAGTTCCTCACCCAGACCCGCGGCACCGGCATCATCTCGAGCGTGTTCGACAGCTACGGGCCGTTCAGCGGCACCATCAAGAACCGCGCCCAGGGCGTGATGATCGTGATGGAGCGCGGCGAGACCTCGACCTACTCGCTGCACCGGCTGCAGGACCGCGGCCCGCTCTTCACCGGGCCGCAGACCAAGGTCTACGCCGGGCAGATCGTCGGCATCCACGTGCGCGACACCGACATCATCGTCAATCCCAACATCGCCAAGAAGCTGACCAACATCCGCACCACCGGCCACGACGAGAAGCTGTTCCTGACGCCGCCGCGGGTGCTGAGCCTCGAGCAGGCGTTGGCGTTCATCGCCGACGACGAGCTGGTCGAGATCACGCCCAAGAGCCTGCGGCTGCGCAAGCGCCTGCTCGATCACAACGAGCGCAAGCGGCTCGAGAAGCGCGCCGTGGAGACCGTCGAGGACTGA
- the mutY gene encoding A/G-specific adenine glycosylase yields MAYEMARAGGSTKTPARGRKPATPAGDAGLAKRLADALAPWFLAHQRDLSWRRTRDPYAIWVSEVMLQQTRVETVERYWSSFLARFPDAATLAAAELDAVLQAWSGLGYYRRARMLHRGAEVVARDHGGRLPQDAEALRSIPGIGPYTAGAIASIAHDRPEPLVDGNVARVLSRVQAIAEPREQLATARGHWALCAEVLRAGSPRILAQALMELGATVCTPRSPACEQCPVRSDCRAWATGTTATIPAVRVRAESPIERWWALAVDVGDGLVLERRPREGLLAGLWCLPLVARPDDEPLVAATLHGAVPVAVRTPRQTGAEVVHVFTHRRWELQVVRVTARAGAWLDGERYARWRPDEAPPGGVPTLTRKLLARALAR; encoded by the coding sequence GTGGCGTACGAGATGGCGCGCGCCGGCGGCAGCACGAAGACCCCGGCGCGCGGTCGCAAGCCCGCCACGCCGGCCGGTGACGCCGGCCTTGCCAAGCGACTCGCGGACGCGCTCGCGCCGTGGTTTCTCGCGCACCAGCGCGACTTGAGCTGGCGTCGCACGCGGGACCCGTACGCGATCTGGGTCTCCGAGGTCATGCTGCAGCAGACCCGCGTCGAGACCGTCGAGCGCTACTGGTCGTCGTTCCTCGCGCGCTTCCCCGACGCGGCCACGCTGGCGGCGGCCGAGCTCGATGCGGTGCTGCAGGCGTGGAGCGGGCTCGGCTACTACCGGCGCGCGCGCATGCTCCATCGCGGCGCCGAGGTGGTCGCGCGCGATCACGGCGGCCGCCTACCGCAGGACGCCGAGGCCCTGCGATCGATCCCCGGCATCGGGCCCTACACCGCCGGTGCGATCGCATCGATCGCCCACGACCGACCCGAGCCGCTGGTCGACGGCAACGTCGCGCGGGTGCTGTCGCGCGTGCAGGCGATCGCCGAGCCCCGCGAACAGCTGGCGACCGCGCGTGGACACTGGGCGCTGTGCGCAGAGGTGCTGCGCGCCGGCTCGCCGCGGATCCTCGCGCAGGCGTTGATGGAGCTGGGCGCGACGGTGTGCACGCCGCGGTCGCCGGCCTGCGAGCAGTGTCCCGTCCGCAGCGACTGCCGGGCCTGGGCGACCGGCACCACCGCGACGATCCCCGCGGTGCGCGTGCGCGCCGAGTCACCGATCGAGCGCTGGTGGGCACTCGCCGTCGACGTCGGTGACGGGCTCGTGCTCGAGCGACGCCCCCGCGAGGGCCTGCTGGCGGGGCTGTGGTGCCTGCCGCTCGTCGCGAGGCCCGACGACGAGCCGCTGGTCGCCGCGACGCTGCACGGTGCGGTGCCGGTGGCCGTTCGGACGCCGCGGCAGACCGGCGCCGAGGTCGTGCACGTGTTCACGCATCGACGCTGGGAGCTGCAGGTCGTGCGCGTCACGGCGCGGGCGGGCGCGTGGCTCGACGGCGAGCGCTACGCGAGGTGGCGGCCCGACGAGGCACCGCCGGGCGGCGTGCCGACCCTGACGCGCAAGCTGCTGGCGCGCGCGCTCGCGCGCTGA
- a CDS encoding ATP-binding cassette domain-containing protein: MADPQRSADAPDDGATAAQPEASVRAWPRIRRVFGYARPYRTRLYLALVCLFGASGLGLLYPAYFGDVIDAAFSDGDLADLDRSSLMLVGVFAFQAVFVFFRHYWMSWVGERVVADMRVRVYRHLLSMPQTFFHRKRTGELLSRLSDDVARVQNTVGTDLSMALRNGLTLVGGIAILAFTNPFLTLVMLSVVPPMSIAARFWGRRIRALARQTQDQLAKVSGEAQERISAIDTVQGFTREAHEISRYDQGVGATFVLFVKQALARSWFWSVSSFVAFSAIAAIFWLGGRMVVNHEISAGDLTEFMLYTMLVAGSISAMTELWASIQTTLGATARIFEILDTPPDIADPAEPELLTKVRGDLRLVGVHFSYGNRDQAVLRDIDLQIAPGEAVALVGSSGSGKTTIARLVSRFYDPTAGRVELDGHDLRNLRLADVRDHMAIVSQDPVLFSGTIRDNIRYGRLDASDAELERAAVQANADRFIRGFPDGYETLVGERGVQLSGGQRQRIAIARAVLRDPEVLILDEATSALDAESEGLVQQALEQLQRGRTTLVIAHRLSTIRNCDRIVVLDGGRVVESGTHEALMARRGHYARLVARQLGSIDVGPEPLRSVPRDADTAAVDAAAASEPTSTPSPAAASGGAVVG; encoded by the coding sequence ATGGCCGATCCGCAACGCAGCGCCGATGCCCCCGACGACGGCGCCACCGCGGCCCAGCCCGAGGCCAGCGTGCGTGCGTGGCCGCGCATCCGGCGGGTGTTCGGCTATGCGCGGCCGTACCGCACGCGCCTGTACCTCGCGCTGGTGTGCCTGTTCGGCGCCAGTGGGCTCGGGCTGTTGTACCCGGCCTACTTTGGCGACGTCATCGACGCCGCGTTCTCGGACGGCGATCTTGCCGACCTCGATCGCTCGAGCCTGATGCTGGTGGGCGTGTTCGCCTTCCAGGCGGTGTTCGTGTTCTTCCGTCACTACTGGATGAGCTGGGTCGGCGAGCGCGTGGTCGCCGACATGCGCGTGCGCGTCTATCGGCACCTGCTGTCGATGCCGCAGACGTTCTTCCATCGCAAGCGCACCGGCGAGCTGTTGTCGCGGCTCTCCGACGACGTCGCGCGGGTGCAGAACACCGTCGGCACCGATCTCAGCATGGCGCTGCGCAACGGCCTCACGCTGGTCGGCGGCATCGCGATCCTCGCCTTCACCAATCCCTTCCTGACGCTGGTGATGCTGTCGGTGGTGCCGCCGATGTCCATCGCGGCGCGCTTCTGGGGCCGCCGCATCCGCGCACTGGCGCGTCAGACCCAGGACCAGCTGGCCAAGGTCAGCGGCGAGGCGCAGGAGCGCATCTCGGCCATCGACACCGTGCAGGGCTTCACGCGCGAGGCCCACGAGATCTCGCGCTACGACCAAGGCGTCGGCGCGACCTTCGTGCTGTTCGTGAAGCAGGCGCTGGCGCGCAGCTGGTTCTGGTCGGTGTCGAGCTTCGTGGCATTCTCGGCCATCGCCGCGATCTTCTGGCTCGGCGGCCGCATGGTCGTGAACCACGAGATCTCGGCCGGCGACCTCACCGAGTTCATGCTCTACACGATGCTGGTGGCCGGCTCGATCAGCGCGATGACCGAGCTGTGGGCGTCGATCCAGACCACGTTGGGGGCGACCGCCCGCATCTTCGAGATCCTCGACACGCCGCCCGACATCGCCGACCCGGCCGAGCCCGAGCTGCTCACGAAGGTCCGCGGCGACCTGCGGCTGGTCGGCGTGCACTTCAGCTACGGCAACCGCGACCAGGCGGTGTTGCGCGACATCGACCTGCAGATCGCGCCGGGCGAGGCGGTCGCACTGGTGGGCTCGAGCGGCTCGGGCAAGACCACCATCGCGCGGCTGGTGTCGCGCTTCTACGACCCGACAGCCGGCCGCGTCGAGCTCGATGGTCACGACCTCCGCAACCTGCGGCTGGCCGATGTCCGCGACCACATGGCGATCGTCTCGCAGGATCCCGTGCTGTTCTCCGGCACCATCCGCGACAACATCCGTTATGGCCGGCTCGATGCCAGCGATGCCGAGCTGGAGCGCGCCGCGGTGCAGGCCAACGCCGACCGCTTCATCCGCGGCTTCCCCGACGGCTACGAGACCCTGGTCGGTGAGCGCGGCGTGCAGCTGTCGGGTGGCCAGCGCCAACGCATCGCGATCGCGCGGGCGGTGCTGCGTGACCCCGAGGTGCTGATCCTCGACGAGGCCACCAGCGCACTCGATGCCGAGAGCGAGGGGCTGGTGCAGCAGGCGCTCGAGCAGCTGCAGCGCGGTCGCACGACGCTGGTCATCGCCCATCGCCTGAGCACGATCCGCAACTGCGATCGCATCGTGGTGCTCGACGGCGGGCGCGTGGTCGAGAGCGGCACCCACGAGGCGTTGATGGCCCGCCGCGGGCACTACGCGCGCCTGGTCGCGCGGCAGCTGGGGAGCATCGACGTCGGACCCGAGCCGTTGCGGTCGGTGCCGCGCGATGCGGACACGGCGGCCGTCGACGCGGCCGCGGCGTCCGAGCCGACGTCGACGCCGAGTCCGGCCGCCGCGAGTGGCGGCGCCGTGGTCGGCTAG